The genomic segment AGCCACTTGTGACTCACCTGGGGAGAGGGACCAGCCaaactcctctgcccccagccgcacACCCCAGAAATATACCCTCCTACCACTGAAGCTCAGCAATGAATTCCCCACTTTGCCAAAAAGCATTGGACATGCCACAGCCCTTGATAACCTGAGCTTAGATTcttagaatccaagggctggaaggcacctcaggaggtcatcaagtccagccccctgcccaaagcaggaccaaccccaactaaatcatcccagccaggactttgtcaagccaggacttaaaaacctctagggatggagatttgaccacctctcttggtaacgcactccagtgcttcaccgcccttctggggaaatagttttccttaatatccagcctactcctctccttctgtagcttcagaccattgctccttgttctgccatcagtcactactgagaacagcctctctccatcctctttagagccccctttcaggaagttgaaggctgctatcaaatcgccctcactcctctcttctgaaaactaaacaagcccaaatcctttagCCTCTCCTTGGCTATGTTTATGCTGCAGGGTTTTTTGAGAAATAACTTATTTACTGGGGCATTTGAATGtcgaaataaattatttctgaaaagagcattcgCTCAGCACGAGCATATCGAAACTGAGCCTTTGTACTAGATAACTGAGAATTCAACTGATAATTCAAAATCAGAGCAATGAAGGGAGGCCAGCGAAGTTGTAATGGCCTTTGCTCTAGTACGCACTGAGTCAATTTCGACACCGAAAGGTGGGGTTGGCGAAAGTTGTTCGTTTTGGGGAAGTCACTGTTTCGAGTTAAACGCCCTGTTAGTCCAGAATAAGAAGCTTCACCGTGTGGGTGcaaggggttttttttctggaaaaaagtttttttttttttcctgcaaaaagaCCCCATTCTGGACAAGCCTTTGAGATCTCGAACTCTGTTTACTTTAGGCCCAGGCCAGCCCTCAGATCCCCTGGTGGGCCAGCTGCAGTTCTCCCTCTGTTCCTCCCCACTTGCACTTCCAGCCCCACGTGCTTCCCCCCTTGCATGTCTGTGGCTGCCGGGAGATTTAACCCCGGCTCCTCTGGAgatccccactgcccccacagcagggctaAAGTGGCTTCCAGCTGTTAGCTCCTTGCTGCTGCCCGCACATCCCCATGGGCTGGGTAGGTGCGTGCCGAgccgtcccatccataggacagtttgggggcaactgccctgagccctgtgcttTGCGGGCACTGTGGTGGCTGCTCCAAGCGTCCTATGTACAGGTTAGCCTGCAGGGCCCTGGCCTGGGCGTCggtggtggagtggagcaggggttGTTGCAGCTGTGGGTCCCGACCCTGGTGATTGCAGGAGGGCTGCTCCTTGCTGCCCCCCACACAAGACCCTTCGGTAATCCCTGAGGCCAcctgccacaccaggcaaccggGTAATTCCTGAGGCACCAGGGGGCATTGTGGGTGAAGGCAGCGTGGCTCAGATAGGGCAGAGTGAAGGTGATGCCGGCAAGGAGTCCAGCGCTGTGTTTCCCAGTGTGCAGAGGTCAGCAGCTCTTGACTTGCTGGAAGGGCCCAGGATCCTCCCTGCTTGGAGAGCAATGGAGGCAGAGGGTGGATTAGGagtggggaagcaggggtgggcctgggggaacGGAACAGGACCCAACAGGGACATGTGTGCCAGCATCTGTAAGGGACGAGGCTGCGGAATTCCTTTGGGTGTTGCTGGGCTGTGGGTGTGAGATCCCTGTGTTGGGTAAAGCATATTTAAGGAATAAAAAGCAATCAGTCCTGTGTCTTCAGCTGACTTTTGAAATTGCTCCCCAACCCTAAGAGCATAAACATGAAacaacctgaaaacaaagaactcgGAGAGGAAGCTGTAGGCCCAGGCTGGAGAAAAAGATCAACTCTGGAAGGATTTTACCTGGAGTAAGAAAATCCATAGCAATGGCTCTTAGCGCATTAGGCTTAGCTGgtgcattttgtttattttggctcagTAATGTGCATTGATCTGTCTGTTTCCACTTGCAGCCACTTATATCCTATTTTCTGTACCTAACACCAACACTTTTGGTTGTTATCAAAtctagtgtaaataattgttaccaggactgtgtgtgttttggggaggAGCCACAGCTGTGCTTATCTCTCTTCCATTGATGAAGAGCTCAAACACAGGAGCTTTCTgtctgtaaaacttttatacagagtaagctGGATTTGTTGGGGGTTTGGGCCTCTTCGAGGCTTACTCCTGTGTGCTGACAAGTCCCTGTAACTGAGCTAGTTCAgtctctgtgttgctctgctgggagACTCTTTCCCCAGCTCTCCACCTTGGTCaagggagaccagagcttctggcccagaggGACAGGGTGATGGAGCGCCCCAGAGCAACAGCCCCAGGGGGACTTCTGTGATCCAACTCCTCCCAGCCACTGAAAGACCAGCTGGGGGCATCTATGAGCATCCCaatgaataaattgcctagggaggttgtggaatctccatctctggagctattgaagcacaggttagataaatgtctatcagagatggtctagacagtacttggtcctgccatgcgggcagggggctggactcaatgacctctcaaggtcccttccagtcctagcattctatgactctatggttAGTGACCAACAGCAAAGCTTCAGACCTCTCCATACAACACCAGCACCCACAGTCCAGTAAGGTATTAACTTCCAACAGAGCATGGCTTGCCAAAGGACCCCAGCCTTCCCCACAGGCAGGCCTGGTACCAAACCCTCCACAGCTGCATCCCCTGGGGTTCTGGGTGTTATTCCGAGATATGGGTGTAACTTGTCTTTGTTGGACTGGCAGATCCTCATCGTCTTTGCCGTTCCCTTTTTAATGCTCAGGCAGTCCAGCCATTGAGGCAGTCTTGTCAAgctttgtgaccttttcttctgaGTGAAAGGAAGGTGACGCTGTTAGCAAAATCAAGGTCCTCTAGCTGTTTaagaagtgtccactgaatgcccccgGGGTGGCCATCTgtccatcacactgggaggggatgacctgacagatgtggagcagttcatctacttggggagtattatgggcagagatggaggaacagacaaggatatccaTGACAGAATAGAGAAAGCTGCAGCTGCGTTCAAGACTCTTAGTCCaatatggaattcacaaataatatccacgaagacgaaactgtggatcttcaacaccaACGTGAAGAGTGCGCTCGTGTATGGATGCCGGACCTGGTGTACTAAGAAGTCTTCAAATCGGAagccacagacattcataaacaggtgcctgaggcacatccttcACGTCAAACGTCCAGACTTGAtcacagaggaggagctttgGATCGGAGCAGGGCAAGAACCAactgacgttcaaatcaagagaagaaagtggggatggccaggccatgCTCTccgaaaaccatcatccagcatcatccgtcaagctctcccatggaaccccCAAGGAGAACGTAAAGGAGGAAGACCTTGGGCAACGTGAAGAAGATCTACTGTGACTCAAGGACAACAAGTGGGGCACTCCTGGGgccagctacaagttttgtcccgagacagagtgaagtggaggagacgtgTAGgggacctgtgctccactcggagtacaagggtttaagtcaagtggtTGTGGGGTGCCGTGGCACGAGTGGAGGAATCGATGCTGACCCACAGTGGAGACAAACCGAATGCTTTGCCTTGTGTCGGGTGTGTCTGTAGCTGGGTGTTGGCTTCTCCTGCCATGGGACATAGAGAGGAGCATGGTGTGTGGGTTAAAACAGGGGAAGGGGAACGCAGGTAGCACTGAAAGGGTGTTTCAGAGCTTCTGAACCTTGTGGCTACCAGATACTGGCTTGCTGCCTCCCTAACCTGTGTGAGGCAGAGCTCGGGGCTGGATGTCGTTAAGACACACTGAGCTACCTGACAGGCTATTCCTGTTAAACGCAGgtcccaggcagctggggggtgtGATGGGTGAAGGGGGTGTGGCTCAGCTAGGGCAGAGTGAAGGTGATGTGGGCAAGGAATCCAGCGCTGTGTTTCCTGGGATGCAGAGGTTGTCTGCTCTTGGCATTCTGGAGGGGCCCCAAGATCCCCCCCGGGCCTATTTGGAGCTGGAATTGGGTAAGTTCAGTATCTCTACATTCCTGGCCTGGAGGGATCTCACTAGGATCATCTCCCACTCCGAGATTGTCCTGGGGTCTGCAGGAATAATTAACCTTTAATTACCATTCTGTCCTGTGAGGCATCCTCCAAGAAGACATCACCCCCCCAAGCTGGTAACCCTcaatctcagtctctccctcccagctttcCCTTCATTGTAGCCCCTTCTTCATAACACGCCCCCACCTGGCCAGTACAAAGAGacatggtgtgatggagtggggggagtgcgtgTGAGAGTCAGGGGGATGTGtgtgacaagcagagcagctcccagcggctaaggatgacccctggggctataacctaagctggcaggtaacacctctgccctgaccaAAGAGCAAGGAGGAGCCAATCTGGGTTTGAATctgaggtggcagttagaagctggggggaagagggagctggaaggcagccagcttggccaGGGGGAAGCTacgccccagaggggcacccctggggctcctgtccccaggacgggttggaatgactgtctctgcgggctgtactgacacctctgtgctgatctgggcctctgtcgcctaataaacttcccgttctacctgctgagtgagagtcactcctgcctgtggatggggtacagcgcttgggaacccctgaaccccaccacacatGGCCCCTTTCCCGTAACCCATTTCCCCTGTGCGGGATGGGAGGCTGGGCTGTGACCATCCCTCTTTCccatagaacataagaacgatcacactggctcagaccaaaggtccatctagcccagtggccTGTCTTCCAAGGGAGGCCAATGCCAGCTCAGggagtggacagaacaggtaatcacgaaAGCAGTCCCTTTCtggacatccatttccagcctctgacggGGCCAGGGACACCggtcctacccagcctggctgatAGCCCTCGATGGACTGAACCTCCATGAATAATCTAGTTCTTTTATGAACCCTGTTAAaggcctggtcttcacaacctcctctggccaggagttccccaggccgaccatgcgctgtgtgaagaaaaactcccttttgttagttttaaacctgctccccattaacttcattgggtgaccccccaagttcttttgttatgggaacaaggaaataacttttccttgttcactttttccacaccagtcctgattttatagacctctgtcatatccccccgaGTCTCCTCTTTTCGAAGCTGAAACGTCCCcgtctttttaatttttcttcacgGCGCAGCCGTTCCAAACCCcacatcattttagttgccccttCCTGAACCTGTTCcaacttttttgagatgaggtgaccacatgtGCACGCAGGATTCACGATGTGGGTGCAccctggatttatacagaggcaataagatattctctgtcccttttctgATGATTCcaaatattctgtttgctttttcacCTGTCGCAGTACACTGAGTGGATTCTGCTCGGGCTttccagcagccacagcctgaGGATCAGGCCCCAGGGACCCTCGCCAGCAATGATACTTTTCCGGATCGCAAGTGTCCCCCTGGCTCTGCTCAGTCTGGTGCTGGTCCTTGTGACTCTGGTCTCTGACAACTGGGTGAATATTAATGAACGCGAGGGAAGCCATTGTGGGCTCTGGAGGGCCTGTTTTCTTCAGAGTTGCATCATGTATACAGCTGGAGTACCAGGTGAGGAAGCCAGGGGTCCAGTCCCtgtctctgggaggggagtggggtctagcgGTTAGAGGTCtggaggctggcagccaggatgggcaggcagggaagggaggcGGAGACAGAGGACTGGAGTCTAGTAaatcagagcagtggttcccaagcttttcactAATGCgcacccccaatcaccccccaaacTGCTCACagccccccatcaaagccaattctagccctCTGCGCACTCCATTAAATATAAAAGGAACCGACAGCGCTGATTTCTGGACAGTAATTAATAACAGGATTGGAAgagatgtaatttaaaaataataatcaattgtagctttgcaatttatttaaaacttattttctatggtgatttttatttacctttcctTTTTGAGGGACCCCCTATAACACACTCATGGACTTCCAGGTGTTTGCAGTCcctaggttgggaaccactaggtTTTGTGCAGTGACTGATTTAACcctttcctccccccacaggtTTCTTCCACACCACCAGGTCTTTCCTCATCCTGGCCTCGCTGGCTGGGTGTTTCTCCTTCTTTGTGCTCATTGCCTCGTTGTTTTGCTCCCATGTTCGCTCCGTCTCCTTGGTCATGGCCTCCACCATGGGCAGCTTCAGTGCAGGTAAGACCCTCTCGGAGCCTCGTCTTCCCTGGCCACTCCCTGACCTCCAGGCCCCATGGCTTCACAGATACCTTGCATCCCTCTCTGCCAGACCTGGGGAGCACCCCCTAGCTAGggacccagccctgggcactggcagctccccatcgtggtggggcaggaggaggaccATGAGTCAGTATGTGAGCTGCACTAAGGGGTGTCCTCGCTGTTCCCTTTGGCCCTAGGTCTGGGTACCATGACTGGGATGGCTGTGTTCACCAGTGCTTGTTCTCCAGACTCCATGCCAGCAGCGCTGACCTACACTTGGTCCTACAGCTGGTCCTACGGCCTGGGCTGGCTGTCCTTCTTCCTGTTTCTTGGAACTGGTGAGCACACCGAGGATCTCTGTAGGCTgaggtgcagccacctctggggtggggcagccggGAAACAGCTGCATATAATGCTGCACAGGGGCAATTTTCCTGGTGCAGAGATGCAGCCATCTCAGGGGAGGAACAGCTGGGGAACATAATACCACATGGCTTAGGCACCACTTTCATGGGTGCTGTGGGACAGTTTTTCCCTGGGGAAAAACGGGTGTGGCCTTGAGGTAAGGaatggtgtgggggcagggtgtggggtgggcacaATGGCAAGTCAGTGTCTGTGCCCCATGGGGATGGCTTGCCCATCactgagctgcagccacctctggggctgggcagctggggaccAGTGGATGATTCCTGCTTGGTTGCATCACTGTCCTGAGCCcatctctctcctctgccccacagGTGCAGTGACC from the Carettochelys insculpta isolate YL-2023 chromosome 30, ASM3395843v1, whole genome shotgun sequence genome contains:
- the LOC142003508 gene encoding protein NKG7-like: MILFRIASVPLALLSLVLVLVTLVSDNWVNINEREGSHCGLWRACFLQSCIMYTAGVPGFFHTTRSFLILASLAGCFSFFVLIASLFCSHVRSVSLVMASTMGSFSAGLGTMTGMAVFTSACSPDSMPAALTYTWSYSWSYGLGWLSFFLFLGTGAVTLLAQRSSYSPL